Proteins from one Paenibacillus sp. J23TS9 genomic window:
- a CDS encoding AGE family epimerase/isomerase produces MNFPDEQIDTWKSELKQELQEHILGFWMKYTPDEIHGGFLGEITPDLTVIQGADKSLVLNTRILWTFAAAYRLYGNEAYRQTADRAYQYILRHFVDQEYGGLYWMLHADGSISNDKKQVYGQAFAIYALSEYYRAVQQEEALHLAIDLFGILEEHSYDPEHKGYVEALSRDWQLTADFSLSDKDLNEKKSMNTHLHVLEAYTNLYRVWPDGKLHHQLAELIEVTLGHIVHPGQTHFLLFFDEAWQAKSDHISYGHDIEGSWLMVEAAEVLGEAELLNRVKQTAVAMAEHALTAGVDPDGGMVNEADSSGYIDTRKDWWPQAEAMVGFYNAYQLTCDNKFHDASLYSWQFIKRSIIDPEHGEWFWNADREGRPNREQPKVSAWKCPYHNGRACMEMIERLG; encoded by the coding sequence ATGAACTTTCCGGATGAGCAAATCGATACGTGGAAATCCGAGCTGAAGCAAGAGCTGCAGGAGCATATTCTTGGCTTTTGGATGAAGTATACCCCGGATGAGATACATGGCGGATTTCTGGGGGAGATCACCCCGGATTTAACGGTAATCCAGGGGGCTGACAAGAGCCTGGTGCTGAACACCCGGATTTTGTGGACATTCGCAGCCGCTTACCGGCTGTACGGGAATGAGGCTTACCGCCAAACGGCGGATCGCGCCTATCAATACATTCTCCGCCATTTCGTCGACCAGGAATACGGTGGCCTCTACTGGATGCTTCATGCAGACGGCTCGATATCGAATGACAAGAAGCAGGTATACGGTCAGGCCTTCGCCATCTATGCTTTATCTGAATATTACCGTGCGGTGCAGCAGGAGGAAGCTCTTCATCTGGCCATTGATCTCTTCGGTATTCTGGAGGAGCACAGCTATGACCCGGAGCATAAAGGGTATGTCGAAGCCTTGTCCCGCGATTGGCAGCTGACCGCTGATTTTAGCCTCAGCGACAAGGATTTGAACGAAAAGAAATCGATGAACACCCACCTGCATGTGCTCGAGGCTTATACGAATCTATACCGTGTATGGCCGGACGGGAAGCTCCATCATCAGCTTGCTGAACTGATCGAAGTGACTCTGGGTCATATTGTGCATCCGGGTCAAACTCACTTCCTTCTGTTCTTTGATGAGGCATGGCAGGCGAAATCGGATCATATATCCTACGGACATGACATTGAAGGCAGCTGGCTTATGGTCGAGGCTGCGGAAGTGCTTGGTGAAGCTGAATTGCTGAACCGCGTAAAGCAAACAGCTGTTGCCATGGCAGAGCATGCGCTAACAGCAGGCGTAGATCCGGATGGAGGCATGGTGAACGAAGCCGATTCCAGCGGATATATCGATACCCGCAAGGACTGGTGGCCGCAAGCAGAAGCAATGGTTGGTTTTTATAATGCGTATCAGTTAACATGCGACAATAAATTTCATGATGCCTCCCTCTACTCCTGGCAGTTCATTAAGCGGAGCATCATTGACCCCGAGCATGGGGAATGGTTCTGGAACGCCGACCGCGAAGGCCGGCCAAACCGGGAGCAGCCGAAGGTCAGTGCCTGGAAATGCCCTTACCATAATGGCCGGGCCTGTATGGAAATGATCGAACGTCTTGGTTGA
- a CDS encoding 1,4-beta-xylanase, with protein MQARQLPGYVAGMTWGWTGVRGTWNTPEAVHSMKEMKDSLGVNWTAIALGALQDTAQSTEIHFKEEPTVTDAEVRWAIQEAKALGLHVCLKPVVNCADGTWRAHINFFDMDVPCEPKWSDWFASYTRFILHYAVIAEETGCEMLCIGCEMVQTDRREQEWRQLIQEVRKVYSGLITYNCDKYQENQIQWWDAVDIISSSGYYPVGTWEEQLSRIEPVVQKHGKPFFFMEAGCPSRTGSSQIPNDWGLSGSPSEDEQVEYYEQMFQSCDRRDWVSGFMLWDWPAALYKPETAAENDDYCPYAKKAEQVIRGYYAAKIRKGA; from the coding sequence ATGCAAGCTAGGCAGCTTCCCGGATATGTCGCCGGAATGACATGGGGCTGGACTGGAGTTCGCGGAACCTGGAACACGCCTGAGGCAGTACATTCCATGAAGGAGATGAAAGACTCGCTGGGGGTTAACTGGACGGCTATTGCGCTGGGCGCTCTCCAGGATACGGCTCAATCTACGGAAATTCATTTCAAGGAGGAACCCACCGTAACGGATGCGGAAGTAAGATGGGCTATTCAAGAAGCCAAAGCACTGGGTCTGCATGTCTGCCTCAAGCCGGTGGTGAACTGTGCGGATGGCACATGGCGAGCGCATATTAACTTTTTTGATATGGATGTTCCGTGTGAGCCCAAATGGTCCGATTGGTTTGCTTCCTATACCCGGTTTATTCTCCACTATGCTGTCATCGCGGAGGAAACCGGCTGCGAGATGCTGTGCATCGGCTGTGAAATGGTACAGACCGACCGCCGGGAGCAGGAGTGGCGCCAGCTCATCCAGGAGGTACGCAAGGTCTATTCCGGTTTGATCACGTATAACTGCGACAAGTATCAGGAAAATCAGATCCAATGGTGGGATGCCGTAGATATCATCTCTTCGAGCGGTTACTACCCTGTCGGAACGTGGGAAGAACAGCTGAGCCGAATCGAACCTGTCGTGCAAAAGCACGGCAAACCCTTCTTCTTCATGGAGGCAGGCTGTCCAAGCCGGACGGGTTCCAGCCAAATCCCGAACGATTGGGGGCTTTCAGGTTCACCCAGCGAAGATGAACAGGTCGAGTACTATGAACAGATGTTCCAAAGCTGCGATCGGCGGGACTGGGTATCCGGGTTTATGCTGTGGGACTGGCCTGCTGCGCTCTATAAACCGGAGACCGCAGCAGAGAATGACGATTATTGCCCTTATGCCAAAAAGGCAGAACAAGTGATTCGCGGGTATTACGCTGCAAAAATCCGGAAGGGGGCCTAG
- a CDS encoding ABC transporter substrate-binding protein yields MIRKWNRWLLIGVLLLCLPAAAGCRETSQADPKAEPAKGIPHAGGQMSGTIHVMTNRVDLIESGVLEKYAEHFEQKYPGAKVEFEGITDYTNDVMVRLSTRDIGDVLLLPVSIANKDLPSYFEPLNESMFEHVRFPDFKSYNGVRYGIATGSSTIGIVYNKKSFAKAGIHEVPGTLNAFYEACAKLKAAGIIPLYMNYGAKWPLQQWGENMVNYMTGSSDALNNMVNEDEPFQLDNPWGQAVGIAKTLINRGYVEDHLFSNSWEISKSKIASGDSAMYFLGNWAIQQVIDAGANAKDIGFFPFPYDNNKQHYAPLTPDWFIGVSKFSTNKELARAWIEFYVKESGYVNDSGFLPVDTTQKTTMPQFQEFLSYKPELVENKQQTDEFIELANKAGISFWSGDYIQELIASPDLGKAFEDLNRRWKQARRNSKI; encoded by the coding sequence TTGATAAGAAAATGGAACCGCTGGCTGCTCATAGGTGTTCTGCTGCTGTGTCTGCCTGCCGCAGCCGGCTGCAGGGAAACGTCGCAGGCAGACCCGAAGGCTGAACCGGCCAAGGGTATTCCGCATGCGGGCGGACAGATGAGCGGAACGATCCATGTCATGACAAACAGGGTAGATCTGATCGAAAGCGGCGTTTTGGAAAAGTACGCTGAACATTTCGAGCAAAAGTATCCCGGTGCCAAGGTTGAGTTTGAAGGCATTACGGATTATACCAATGATGTCATGGTACGGCTGTCAACGAGGGATATTGGGGATGTGCTTCTGCTTCCGGTCAGCATTGCCAATAAGGACCTGCCCAGCTATTTTGAACCGTTGAATGAATCGATGTTCGAGCATGTACGCTTTCCGGATTTCAAATCCTATAATGGAGTGAGATACGGAATCGCCACGGGAAGCAGCACGATCGGAATTGTGTATAATAAGAAATCTTTTGCCAAGGCTGGTATCCATGAGGTGCCTGGGACTCTGAACGCTTTTTATGAAGCATGCGCCAAGCTGAAAGCGGCGGGGATAATTCCGCTGTATATGAATTATGGTGCCAAATGGCCTCTGCAGCAATGGGGAGAGAACATGGTGAACTACATGACTGGTTCTTCAGACGCGCTGAATAATATGGTGAATGAAGATGAGCCTTTTCAGCTGGATAATCCGTGGGGACAGGCGGTCGGCATCGCCAAAACGCTGATTAACCGGGGTTATGTGGAGGATCATTTGTTTTCGAACAGCTGGGAAATCTCCAAGAGCAAAATCGCCTCCGGCGATTCAGCCATGTATTTTCTGGGGAACTGGGCGATTCAGCAGGTCATTGATGCCGGAGCGAATGCGAAGGATATTGGATTTTTTCCGTTTCCATATGATAATAACAAGCAGCATTACGCGCCTCTGACGCCCGACTGGTTCATTGGTGTAAGCAAATTCAGCACCAATAAAGAGCTGGCCCGCGCTTGGATCGAATTTTATGTCAAAGAATCAGGGTATGTGAATGACTCCGGCTTTTTACCCGTAGATACAACACAAAAAACGACGATGCCGCAGTTTCAGGAGTTCCTGTCCTATAAGCCCGAGCTTGTAGAGAATAAGCAGCAGACGGATGAGTTCATTGAACTGGCGAACAAAGCAGGCATCTCCTTTTGGTCAGGCGACTATATTCAGGAGCTGATTGCTTCTCCCGATCTGGGTAAGGCCTTCGAGGATTTGAACCGAAGATGGAAGCAAGCCAGAAGGAATTCAAAAATATAA
- a CDS encoding glycosidase — MNTFFEERKKHLTERYEALIKRPNPKVLYGNGIYDRYEYPVLTAEHAPLIWKYDFSEQTNPYFMERLGINGVFNPGAIELGGKFYLMARVEGVDRKSFFAVAESDNGVDGFRFWDHPVVMPETENPDINVYDMRLVQHEDGFIYGLFCTERKDPDAPRGDLSSAVAQCGIARTRDLISWERLADLKTGSAQQRNVVLHPEFVDGKYAFYTRPQDGFIDTGSGGGIGWGLSESIEQAVIEHEIIIDERYYHTIKEVKNGQGPAPIKTDKGWLHIAHGVRNTAAGLRYVLYAFLSDLQEPYKVTHAPGGHFIAPEGEERVGDVSNVVFCNGVIARDNGEVYIYYASSDTRVHVATTTVEQLLDYVMNTPQDPLRSYACVQQRLELVERNLQHAE, encoded by the coding sequence ATGAATACATTTTTTGAAGAGCGCAAGAAGCATCTGACAGAACGCTACGAGGCCCTGATCAAACGTCCCAACCCAAAAGTACTTTATGGAAACGGCATCTACGACCGTTATGAGTATCCGGTACTAACCGCTGAGCATGCCCCGCTGATTTGGAAATATGACTTTTCGGAACAGACCAATCCCTATTTCATGGAGCGGCTGGGGATCAACGGTGTATTTAATCCTGGTGCCATTGAGCTCGGCGGCAAGTTCTACCTGATGGCCCGTGTAGAAGGAGTTGACCGCAAATCCTTTTTTGCGGTAGCGGAGAGTGATAACGGCGTGGACGGATTCCGCTTCTGGGATCACCCCGTCGTGATGCCCGAAACGGAGAATCCGGACATTAACGTCTACGATATGCGTCTCGTTCAGCATGAGGACGGATTCATCTATGGGCTCTTTTGCACTGAACGCAAGGATCCGGATGCCCCGCGTGGTGACCTCTCTAGCGCCGTTGCCCAGTGCGGTATTGCCCGTACAAGGGATTTGATCAGTTGGGAGCGGCTGGCTGATTTGAAAACCGGCTCGGCGCAGCAGCGCAATGTCGTGCTGCATCCGGAATTCGTGGATGGCAAATACGCGTTTTATACCCGTCCACAGGATGGTTTCATTGATACAGGCTCCGGCGGCGGGATCGGCTGGGGATTATCCGAATCGATCGAGCAGGCGGTGATCGAGCATGAGATCATTATCGATGAGCGGTATTATCATACGATCAAGGAAGTGAAGAACGGACAGGGACCTGCTCCGATCAAGACCGATAAGGGGTGGCTGCATATCGCACATGGCGTACGCAACACCGCAGCAGGTCTTCGTTACGTGCTGTATGCTTTCCTGTCTGATCTGCAAGAGCCTTACAAGGTAACTCATGCGCCAGGCGGACATTTCATCGCCCCGGAGGGCGAGGAACGGGTCGGCGACGTGTCCAACGTGGTTTTCTGTAACGGGGTCATTGCCCGGGACAATGGCGAAGTCTATATCTACTACGCTTCTTCGGATACAAGGGTACATGTTGCGACAACGACCGTGGAGCAGCTGCTTGATTATGTGATGAATACTCCGCAGGATCCGCTCCGTTCTTATGCATGCGTTCAGCAGCGACTTGAGCTGGTTGAACGCAATCTGCAGCATGCCGAATAA
- a CDS encoding NCS2 family permease, with protein sequence MNNTKSSWLDRFFKLSQYNTNVKTEIIAGLTTFVTMAYIIVVQPDLMKAAGMDQGAVMVTVLIASGLFSIIMGLYAKRPFAVAPGMGGNAFFAYSIVAAGLATWQQGLGMIFISGVLFLLLTFLGLRETISHIIPKNIKHAIGAAVGLFIIGTGFSNAKLIVQNKTGTLTLGSLHSPTVLLSVIGLVIIIGLMARKLKAAVFIGILITSIIGIPMGITKLPHSFGDLFSLPPNPSSIMFQADIPGALKLAFFPLLFTFFTGEFFSTMGTVLGVGAKANLLDKDGNLPDIKKPFIVDGVATVGGALMGQTTITTYIESASGVEAGGRTGLTAVTTGIVFLLALFITPIILLIPSAATAPALIVIGLSMLATLKNINMDEWEESLPALLTVIAAGLTFSLANGIVFGILSYVVIKVFLGKFRDIHIGLWILCVPLIYYLWLK encoded by the coding sequence ATGAACAACACGAAATCATCTTGGTTAGATCGGTTTTTTAAGCTCAGCCAGTATAATACGAATGTTAAGACTGAGATTATCGCAGGTCTTACCACCTTCGTTACGATGGCATACATCATCGTGGTTCAACCTGACCTCATGAAAGCCGCGGGCATGGATCAAGGTGCCGTTATGGTTACCGTACTGATTGCATCCGGCCTCTTCAGCATCATCATGGGACTTTATGCCAAACGCCCTTTCGCGGTAGCGCCAGGTATGGGAGGAAACGCGTTTTTTGCCTATAGTATCGTAGCCGCAGGGCTAGCAACTTGGCAGCAGGGCCTCGGAATGATTTTCATCTCAGGGGTGCTTTTCTTACTGCTTACATTCTTGGGATTACGCGAAACGATATCCCACATTATTCCGAAGAATATCAAACATGCCATTGGGGCTGCCGTCGGTTTGTTCATCATCGGTACCGGCTTCTCCAACGCCAAACTCATAGTTCAAAATAAAACCGGCACGTTAACTCTTGGCAGCCTGCATTCACCAACGGTGCTGCTATCCGTCATCGGCCTGGTTATCATCATCGGGCTCATGGCCCGCAAATTGAAAGCTGCTGTATTCATTGGTATCCTGATTACTTCGATCATCGGTATCCCAATGGGTATCACCAAGCTTCCGCATTCTTTCGGCGATTTATTCTCTCTGCCGCCCAACCCTTCATCCATCATGTTCCAGGCGGACATTCCGGGTGCCCTTAAACTAGCATTCTTCCCGCTATTATTCACCTTCTTTACGGGAGAATTCTTCTCTACGATGGGTACAGTCCTGGGGGTAGGCGCGAAAGCGAATCTGCTAGATAAAGACGGCAACCTGCCCGATATCAAAAAACCGTTTATCGTTGACGGGGTGGCAACCGTGGGCGGTGCGCTGATGGGACAAACCACCATTACCACCTATATCGAATCGGCCAGCGGCGTTGAAGCCGGCGGACGTACGGGCCTTACGGCTGTAACCACTGGGATTGTGTTCCTGCTCGCTCTTTTCATTACGCCGATCATTCTGTTAATTCCAAGTGCTGCCACAGCTCCGGCGCTTATTGTCATCGGATTGTCCATGCTCGCAACGCTTAAGAATATTAATATGGATGAATGGGAAGAATCCCTTCCGGCGCTCCTTACCGTTATTGCTGCCGGGCTTACGTTCAGCTTGGCTAACGGAATTGTGTTCGGTATTTTGTCTTATGTCGTGATCAAAGTATTTCTGGGTAAATTCCGCGATATCCATATCGGACTATGGATACTCTGTGTTCCGCTCATCTACTACCTCTGGTTGAAATAA
- the allC gene encoding allantoate deiminase — protein sequence MQMTEELIEWLGRIGSDSDGGVTRLLYTPSWKEAQEALAAKMEWLGLQAYYDDAGNLCGRLQGTDDDCSCILTGSHVDTVKRGGKYDGAYGIVAGITALSRLRERYGAPKKTIEVVAFCEEEGSRFPYNYWGSTFMTGTASYKDIEQARDQQGVSFMTAMKAAGFGPGTKGKGPRSDVDTFIELHVEQGAILEQEQKSIGIVEQIVGLQRYTVHVKGEANHAGTTPMAYRKDAVRAASEMVVAIMDKTEQLGAPLVATVGQMELVPNTPNVIPGQVNFTIDVRHPDGKVLNEACRRLVETIHSAAAERDVEIDVERWMNVAPIAMDSALTNAIEDICLKQELSYRRMPSGAGHDAQIFAAYCRTAMVFVPSRHGISHSPLEYTEPQQLEDGVRVLADLLHQLAY from the coding sequence ATGCAGATGACAGAAGAACTTATAGAGTGGTTGGGCAGGATTGGCTCGGACTCGGATGGTGGGGTAACCCGTCTTTTATATACGCCTTCCTGGAAGGAGGCGCAGGAAGCCCTGGCTGCTAAAATGGAATGGCTTGGCCTGCAGGCTTACTATGACGATGCCGGAAACCTGTGTGGACGGCTGCAAGGGACAGACGACGATTGTTCGTGTATTTTAACGGGCTCCCATGTCGATACGGTGAAGCGTGGGGGCAAATATGATGGGGCTTATGGCATTGTGGCTGGAATCACGGCATTGTCACGTCTTCGCGAGCGTTACGGCGCACCGAAAAAAACCATCGAGGTGGTGGCCTTCTGTGAGGAGGAAGGCAGCCGGTTCCCTTATAATTATTGGGGTTCGACCTTCATGACGGGAACTGCGTCTTATAAAGATATCGAACAGGCGCGGGATCAGCAGGGAGTTTCCTTCATGACTGCGATGAAGGCAGCCGGGTTCGGTCCGGGGACGAAGGGGAAGGGACCCAGGTCGGATGTCGATACCTTTATCGAGCTTCATGTGGAGCAGGGGGCCATTCTCGAGCAGGAGCAGAAGTCGATCGGCATTGTGGAGCAGATTGTAGGCTTGCAGCGTTACACCGTTCATGTCAAAGGGGAAGCCAATCACGCAGGTACGACGCCGATGGCTTACCGGAAGGATGCCGTTCGGGCTGCAAGCGAGATGGTGGTTGCCATCATGGATAAAACGGAGCAGCTCGGTGCACCGCTGGTTGCGACAGTCGGGCAAATGGAGCTTGTTCCTAACACGCCGAACGTTATCCCGGGACAGGTGAACTTTACGATTGATGTCCGTCATCCGGATGGGAAGGTACTGAATGAGGCGTGCCGGCGTCTGGTAGAGACGATTCATTCCGCTGCGGCGGAGCGGGACGTGGAAATCGATGTCGAGCGCTGGATGAATGTCGCACCGATTGCTATGGATTCGGCATTGACGAATGCAATTGAGGATATTTGTCTTAAGCAGGAGCTGTCCTACCGCCGGATGCCCAGCGGTGCAGGGCATGACGCGCAGATATTTGCTGCGTACTGCCGTACGGCTATGGTGTTCGTACCCAGCCGTCATGGCATCAGCCATTCGCCTTTGGAATATACGGAGCCGCAGCAGCTGGAAGACGGCGTTCGTGTTCTCGCCGATTTGTTGCATCAGCTTGCTTATTAG
- a CDS encoding LacI family DNA-binding transcriptional regulator — protein MAKKITMQQIADHLGVSKFVVSKALSGKGGVNEMTKERVIQAASQLGYFSQKNAYMRTVKTERPLPKTGGKQSVIVLMPNIRFQTKDSLYWGKILEGISSSLEDMGLGMVIISEQSVDNFVNILNPDGIMGLIGVGQISTPLLLEVHRMGLPIVLVDMEDPLIPSDTIFVNNMDAMARLTNHLIGIGHSRLQFIGNDRFSRSFRDRHIGFKITLDEHGLNPGVQEGLVLQLQELEKGDVESEIRSWVSRKLKTKSMPTALVCANDSIAVTALRVLNELGVKVPAEVSVTGFDNIEDSPQGGSRLTTVHVPKEALGRRAVQKLLERIERSREPMEKILLAGDIVYRDSTAAAPGNQTSAE, from the coding sequence ATGGCTAAAAAGATAACAATGCAGCAAATTGCCGACCATCTGGGCGTGTCTAAATTCGTCGTGTCCAAAGCCTTGTCCGGCAAAGGCGGCGTCAATGAGATGACAAAAGAGCGGGTGATCCAGGCAGCATCCCAGCTAGGATATTTTTCGCAAAAAAATGCATATATGAGAACCGTAAAAACGGAGCGGCCTTTACCCAAAACAGGCGGGAAGCAATCCGTCATCGTACTGATGCCTAATATCCGCTTTCAGACAAAGGATTCTCTTTATTGGGGCAAGATTCTCGAAGGGATTTCGAGCAGTCTTGAAGACATGGGCCTTGGAATGGTGATTATTTCGGAGCAGAGCGTCGATAACTTCGTGAACATCCTGAATCCGGACGGGATCATGGGGCTGATTGGAGTGGGTCAAATTTCAACGCCGTTATTGTTGGAGGTTCACCGGATGGGATTACCGATTGTTCTGGTAGACATGGAGGATCCGCTTATTCCTTCGGATACGATCTTTGTGAATAACATGGATGCCATGGCGAGACTGACGAATCATCTGATTGGAATCGGACACAGCCGGCTGCAGTTTATCGGCAATGACCGTTTTTCCCGGAGCTTCCGCGACAGGCATATCGGATTTAAGATCACACTGGACGAGCATGGACTGAATCCGGGAGTGCAGGAGGGACTCGTGCTGCAGCTGCAGGAGCTGGAGAAGGGCGATGTTGAAAGTGAGATCAGGAGCTGGGTCTCACGAAAGCTCAAGACCAAATCGATGCCGACAGCTCTAGTTTGCGCCAATGACTCCATCGCTGTGACGGCATTAAGAGTGCTTAACGAGCTTGGTGTGAAGGTGCCTGCTGAAGTATCCGTTACCGGCTTTGACAATATTGAGGATTCACCGCAGGGCGGATCTCGTCTGACAACCGTTCATGTCCCCAAGGAAGCATTGGGTCGTCGTGCTGTACAGAAGCTGCTGGAGCGGATTGAGCGTTCCCGGGAGCCGATGGAGAAGATTCTGCTCGCAGGGGATATTGTCTACCGTGATTCGACCGCAGCAGCCCCGGGAAATCAGACTTCAGCAGAATAA
- the ade gene encoding adenine deaminase gives MNNKLIAAARGDHPLDLAINNIQLVNVFTGEIYPAAIGIADGTIVHVTAPGETELDAAASIDGQGKFAVPGLIDTHLHIESSMLTPAHYAETVLPHGTTMIVTDPHEIGNILGEEGVRYMVEASKVLDLRVMTLAPSCVPSAPAVETAGAEFTPEVIERMLTWDGIDGVAEVMNYHGVIHEDPRMMGILEANKRAGKIPQGHAPTVVGRDLSAYLVAGPDSDHECRTMEEAIAKLRAGMIVDIRESSFSLNMAEVAKAIVGKGYLPNVTLCTDDVLASDLIERGHINHVVVRAIEEGIPAVDAIRYATLNAANRLNRKDIGAIAPGRLADIVLVDALESMNVSDVFIGGKTIVKEGKLTERQQHLEPPQEYLQTVHLPEIHEDDLHLHVEDPNASEARVRVIEYDFAPGLPTGFIETVLPVKDGQLVPESYDGHKGPLNRVAVWHRHGLNDNKALGLLAGFGIIAGAVATTVAHDSHHLTVLGVNTEDMVIAANELRQRHGGMIAVKDGEVIAFLPLPLAGIMSLEEGETFAPKIKEFIDIIQAEIMPGKNPIHRMIVVTLPVIPQAKITDLGLVDVDKQQLVPLIIETK, from the coding sequence ATGAACAACAAACTTATAGCCGCAGCGCGCGGCGATCATCCACTAGATCTGGCTATTAACAATATCCAGTTGGTCAACGTATTCACCGGAGAAATTTATCCGGCAGCCATTGGCATTGCAGACGGTACGATTGTCCATGTTACCGCACCGGGTGAAACCGAGCTTGATGCTGCAGCGTCAATCGATGGACAAGGCAAATTCGCCGTACCGGGTCTCATTGACACGCATTTGCACATTGAGAGCAGTATGCTGACACCAGCTCATTATGCCGAAACGGTGCTTCCTCACGGAACCACAATGATTGTCACGGATCCGCATGAAATTGGAAACATCCTTGGTGAAGAAGGCGTTCGCTACATGGTGGAAGCCAGCAAGGTGCTGGATCTGCGTGTCATGACGCTTGCCCCTTCCTGTGTTCCGTCCGCACCCGCAGTTGAAACCGCTGGTGCTGAGTTCACACCTGAAGTTATCGAGCGCATGCTGACCTGGGATGGAATTGATGGCGTAGCCGAGGTCATGAACTATCACGGGGTCATCCACGAAGACCCCCGCATGATGGGCATTCTCGAAGCGAACAAGCGCGCCGGCAAAATCCCTCAGGGTCATGCGCCAACCGTCGTTGGGCGTGACTTATCCGCCTACCTGGTGGCTGGCCCCGATTCGGATCATGAATGCCGCACCATGGAAGAAGCCATTGCGAAGCTTCGCGCCGGCATGATCGTTGATATCCGCGAAAGCTCCTTCTCTCTGAATATGGCAGAGGTAGCCAAAGCGATTGTCGGCAAAGGTTATCTGCCTAACGTTACGCTATGCACGGATGATGTGCTGGCATCCGACCTGATCGAACGCGGTCATATCAATCATGTGGTCGTGCGTGCCATCGAGGAAGGAATTCCGGCTGTCGATGCAATCCGTTATGCCACACTGAACGCTGCAAACCGGTTGAACCGCAAGGATATTGGAGCCATCGCGCCTGGACGTCTCGCTGATATCGTGCTCGTGGATGCACTTGAGTCCATGAACGTATCCGATGTATTCATCGGAGGCAAGACGATCGTCAAGGAAGGCAAATTGACCGAGCGCCAACAGCATTTGGAGCCTCCTCAGGAATATCTGCAAACCGTGCATTTGCCTGAGATCCATGAAGATGATCTGCATCTTCATGTCGAAGATCCCAATGCTTCGGAAGCCCGCGTACGTGTGATCGAATATGATTTTGCACCGGGTCTTCCCACCGGATTCATCGAAACCGTGCTGCCTGTAAAAGACGGACAGCTCGTTCCTGAAAGCTATGATGGCCATAAAGGGCCGCTGAACCGCGTAGCCGTATGGCATCGCCATGGACTGAACGATAACAAGGCACTCGGACTTCTCGCAGGCTTCGGAATCATCGCCGGAGCCGTGGCAACGACCGTAGCCCATGACAGCCATCATCTGACCGTGCTCGGCGTGAATACGGAAGATATGGTTATTGCAGCCAATGAGCTCCGCCAGCGCCACGGCGGTATGATTGCCGTTAAGGACGGCGAAGTGATCGCGTTCCTGCCGCTTCCGCTTGCAGGCATCATGAGCCTGGAGGAAGGCGAAACCTTTGCTCCGAAGATCAAGGAATTCATCGATATCATTCAGGCCGAAATCATGCCGGGCAAAAATCCGATTCACCGCATGATCGTCGTAACGCTTCCGGTCATTCCGCAGGCGAAGATTACAGACCTGGGTCTGGTGGATGTAGACAAGCAGCAGCTTGTCCCGTTGATCATCGAAACTAAATAA